The window tggctgccctgacaaaaccaccaaagtctccaccGAGaagcaactatgagcgcattcttgcaaagacatatgccgaagcggagcggtcgggaaatactgtcagtgatcaaaggttaaaagagcGATGAGCTGGGAAAAAagttgcccagctcggcgaacaagcgaaccaatcgtgccccccccccccgctcaaggtgtcaaaagacatcgtcgctaatgatccgagtatggtgcccggttatagcaatcttggagattacctgcccgacgatgtacattatgaaatcatggaggtggacgaacacaaataccattacgggaagcctctcgtcaaagatgaaagatctctaacaacgatgatgcgaagactacatgattggtacatgaaaacctgcaaagagtctgatgggatggatattttgacgctgagagttaaaccagagcatgacctcgttggaattgatctgctgaatgttccatttgagaatttcttccagttttacaatcaaaaggccctcgataaaacaacgatcacttgctactgtctgtaagtagtactacttctgtcattaagtctctctatataggtcagctctttcattgcatgtatttataattatcctcactatattatgcagattgaagatcgccgaattgaagaaaagacaaatcggtgatattgggttcattaacacaaatctcatagatgcatatacggttgaaaaacatcccaaagaagccgaggccaacttgctacaatcgttggtattaaatcaaaacaaagatataatactctttccttacaacttcaagtgagtgttactgtcttgtgcatattcggtttcccttattagtccaggttatggtaatataattgatgacttatgcatgcatgcgcagcttccactatattctcctagagattaagcttgagcagggagtagtaaccgtcttagactcgagacgaaaagatccccaggactatgcgaacatgactcaaatgctcgagaagtaagttaaatcgatcattatccaccatatcagcaactttgttcatttcctgatatcaagtaattgttttctttgtctagcagggtttggagaaaattcacctcaaaagcaccgggactgccgaagaagctgcaatttaatcacccgaaagtaagtactatagtagcatgttctgcgcatctcctagtgattcaagcgctagtttcatcaataccatttagcatgcttgcttatcagtttgattgacctctatttcttgtaaagtggttgtggcaggaacccgggaataattactgtggatactacgtttgcgagtccatccgctacacgacctatgagcggggctacactgaagaacaatatgaagtgcgtaagcaataatattcacaattttattttattaccatcatttgtgttgagtttcatttattcatatatatgtattgacccccttcttcaaattagatgtttcggaagcgggatgaactcctagaaccagatcgtatgcgaggaattcaagaggaattggcggcattcttccttgaccacgtgatcgcggAAAACgaagaatactatgtggaccctgtgttcctacaatttaattaggagattgtattgtaagagataattattgtatatatgtagccggtagtgtcggatagatatacgagaacttgttgttcgaccaatatctcggagaaggagaggtggtcgatatcacttctctctgtatgcatatgttcatgacgatcttctgtttccttcatttgattactagctagcgtgtctactcctctccatacgtatatagtacgtagcgtcgaccaagcatggaggtaagagaggacacttctctctattaattagctagctaacacaatatatgaaacacctaaattaaccccccaaaacccctaaaccaccccctttcaaaaaaaactaaaacctcagctcctgccagctgctgacgcgtggatgcctattggtccctgttggtgacaccaaccgggacaaaaggccctgcctattggtcccggttggtggcaccaaccgggaccaaaggcccccctgcctgggctggcagcagcggccacgtggaggaccttctgtcccggttcgtgtaagaaccgggactaaagggttagggctttagtaactaccctttagtcccggttcgagaatcgggacaaaaggcccttacaaaccggagTAAAAGctccttttcctactagtgccaACTGATGAACGTCAACTCGTTGCTGCCCATGACACGTCCAAGTTTAAAATCCCTCTAGATTGTAGGCTCAGTAACTGTAGCTACGCTCGCTTTATTTAACTTTTGTGTTCACGGTGATTGCGAATTGACAGAGCGATCACACAAGCAAACTGCCCAAAAAATATCGAAAATGCTAAAATCCAACGTCAATTTTTTATGCAGGGCAAATCAAACATTTTTCATGGTAATTTATGTTGGTGCGAGGACGGTAAATTTAGTTGGTGGGCATGATAATTTTCTGGCAAAAAACAAACTGAGACGGATTTGCCATGCTCGTCAACTAAACTTACCACCATCAGCAAACATATTTTTTCATAAAAATGTTCAATTTGCCATGTCTAAAAATCTGCCGCTGGATATTCGGGTGCAAAAATATAACGAGTTAATAGCTTTTGCGCCACTTAACGTCTTAACCCTGGGGAAGATCTCGTCGATTTACCATGACACTTGATGCTGCTCAGAGTTAACAAAGATGATGAATACTTGATGCAACTAAAAAGTGTAACAAAGGTAGGTTAATTTGGCCAGCTCATTTCTACAAAAGCGTTTCCCCTTTGGTCTATCATACAATGTACGTATATGTTAAGCATGTCTACTGTCTAGCCACAGTGCATGGATGACACCATACATACCTGAACTGTGCCAGTACCTACCGAGAAAAAGGATGATTAAAATCACAGAGAGAGACCACACATTTACAACATGCATCATACACATACCCTACCTTTCCTTATATAGGTATAGTTTCCCCTGGCTAGAGGGCACCTAAACGCAGCTAGGCCACCTACCATCCGTACCACATATACTATCGCGGTAGACGACGGCCAAGCAATATTGCAACTGTCACAGCACATCATGAGAGAAGGGCCGCTGCTGCTGGTCCAGTCCAGCAACGGATTCATGTGCAAGAGAACAAGATAGCTAGCTACCATGCAACACAACCAACAAATGCAAATTATGAACCAAGCCAAAGTATACAGTGCAAAAAAAAGAAGCACATGCATGGTAATCATAAGTAGACGTCCATGTTATGTGTATGTATGAATGTATATCTCGCCTCTCACCCAAAAtcagcaaccaattcacatgatCACATCCATCCAATGGACATACCAAACAAGTTACAAACATACGGGCTGTTCAGTTTCTGCTTTCGAGTAATCTACCAGCatgtgtgtgcgcgtgtgtgcAGTTGTGTTCACAGGCCGGCCATAAAGTAGACTGCTACTCGTCTAAAAAAGAAGAGCTTAGCTGGAGGTTAGATTGTGTTGGTAGGCCATTGCTCTCTGATCATCGACCGACCACCAAGTCACACAGTATATGCATGAGATGCAACGCATCATATTCATATGTTTATGTATTCGTATGCAGCAATTAAAACTGATGGCGTTGGTTGATTGGTACCGTCCATTTTATGTAGACAGGCGGTTAGTTGATATAAACTGATGCTATACTAGGTATGGACCATTCTACGTATCAATTAAGCTGACATCTCATCACGATCTGCTATTTCAATGCAGTTTTCAGAATTGGACAAGGGTACAGCGGCCAGCAACTGATGCAGACTCTGTTAAGTCGTTGTACTACTATGCAGGAGGCCTTGAAAGCTATCTATAATTGTATCGGTTGCTTCTAATATaatattttttcaaaagaaaaggTCCAAGCACATCCAAAGATTAGAAATATAACTAGAATTCACACAAAAATATTGAGCAAAAGAAGACTGAATTCCGCCAAAACAACACAAATGAGCAACAACTGGTAATTCACTATTTATGCTACTTACATGTGTGGCCTAGTTTATTCATCTTGACAACGTAAGTTTGAGGAACATATTAATCTTCAAAGATCATGATGGAGGGCACACTGCACATATCTTATTTCTCTGATGCTGACATTTATCGTTGGAAACTGGTCAGCCATCTCTGAGCAACACTGTGCAGTTGTTTACAATGGAGACAAGGTGTTTTGTCACTGCCCTTTGTCCCTTTTGTTGCCGTTTCACTTCACATCCATGCATGCATGGAAGTGGAGGACAAACAGAGACCTACTGTACCTACCAAGTCACTGGCACCAAGAGCTTAACTAACTGTTCGTCCTAGCTCGCCATCGTGTTGCATGCATGAGCTTTTCATCCTACGAAAAGATGCATCTCTTCAATCACTTGCCCCACCTTAACCCCACTATTCTCCTTTCGTAAAGAGAGAAAGCAATAGATCGTGAGCATCTGATACTTTCCCTTTGTCGTAACAAACCTAGCTAGTCGTTAATCATGCATGGATAAATGCAACGTGAAGGTGTAGCATGCGTTACACTAGTGCTTAAGCTGTAGGCCAGATTGAGAAGTGGAGAGGTGGTGAAAACAATAGACCACACATGCTTCACATTCCATTACTTTATTCCTTTTGAGGGGACAAAGGAAGACCAAGCTTGGTGAAAGCAAATCAATCATACAAGTATATATACATGTGCACCATAAAAGAGTTATTACAAAAGGGGGAAATAGCAGATGATGCAGGCCTGAGATATTCTTATATGGGTACAGAATTGGTGGTGCGCAAAGTGACAGGGGAGCTAACTAATTAATCGAGCTGGTTATGCATGCAGGATATTTTGTGTGAAGGCAGCAACTTAAGATGGAGAGCATGGGCAATATGGAGTAGTAAATTGGTGCAATAGAGTAGTAGTAGGGTCCAGGTCTTTGGTAGGTTATGTTAAGTATGTTCATGGGCAGATACGAACAAAACATACGGCCCAATGATGCAGGAGGCCCGTCTGTATGCATATGCATGGTACGGTTCATCATTCAATTTTGCCTCCAACAAGTCCTTTGGATTCAGAAGAATAGGGAGTGTGGAGGAGACAGGTCGGACGCTTTCGCACTAATAAAGGGGTATTTCTGAATTGGCACTGTGATTGGCAAGGTTTAGGAGGTAGCAGCCCTCCATCTTAGCACACTAGGCGATTTTAAAGCAGTAGGGGCATCGACCCTAACACCTAGTGGGAGATTAGGCCCGGGTCTGAGGCACGACACACTGGTGAACACTGATTATCAAGTCCTTCGGAGTACAGAGCAGTACTGTCCTGAGTACATATTGATGCCTCTCCACCTCCTGGTGTCTCCTGGTCCTTGCTAAGCAGTGCAGGCAAATCATTGATAAGCCTCTGACGAGAAACCTCCAGGGCACAAACAGTTTATGAGGATGAGCTTGTGCGTGGAGAGAGCAGATGATCTGATGGGTGTGCTTTCTTCCTGGCAACGTTGCATGTGTGGCTTACCGGTGAAAACGATTCACAACGAACGGTCCACTTGGTTCTCTTGTTCGTTTGTGTGGCTCTGAGGGAGTGATCATGTGTGGTTTCAGCCCGAGACGTACGTGTTCCAGCGAAAGGAATGCAGCACCTAACCTAAGGAATTGTTAATTGAATGATGAAGATATCAACATCGATCCTAGCACAGTTAGAGAAGGGGTAGGTGCGCCTTCTCTAATGGCAAATCGATTTTTGTTTTTGGTCAGCTTTTGTTTATGCCGTTCAAATCTATCGGCATAGCCTGTAAAGGCGATCGCCGCCCATGGAGACAAAATGAATATTCTGTTGCAACTGAAAAACATCCTTCACCAAACACCAAATGAATATTTTGGTGCGGCCTCAACTAAAAAAAGCATTTCCATAATATGCTATAGTACATCGAGTTGCACATTCTAAATGCAGGCCCAGATGGAGCAGATATCCTATGCACATACGGCTACAGGATGTGCAGGATGAGTGTTCTTTTACGTTGAGTGTATCCAGGGCTACAGGTGTTAACTACTAGCAGTAAGTAAAACCATTCCCCTGTGTAAATCTAGAAGGCTgcaaaagttcaagcaatttaaCTACTCGAACCATTCACTGCGTTAAAAACAAAATGAGAATACCTTGCAGTTGAAAATTTAAGTGGTTTCAAGAACTATTTtaccaaaagaaaaaaagagtgGCATAGACTAAGAGTCATACCTATTTTGATTTAGCCTGACACGAGAACGGAAGCTGGATTCCAGCCATGCATATATGGAACACTCCTAGGGTAGTCAGTCTTTCACCAGCAAGCGTGAAACATTCTCCAGCCTGCAATAGCACAGAGCACCCTCACCAGGGAAAAAACAGCACAGAGCATCCTTATCAGGAAAAAAAACAGAGGACATTGCCACTTAGGAAAGGAACCAGATGATGTACGTCAACTTCTCTGCTAGAAAAACAATTGACAGATCATAGTAGGACATTACAATATCTCTGAAAATGCGATATCCAGATTCCAGGAATGTTTCAGTTACACTGTAACCCAAAACTTTCCTTGCACCAAAGTTATGTCTGGCAGAAATTTGTACTACAGGAGCGCATGAAGAAACCACTCACGCACACCTTCCAGTAGGACCTCGATGATATGCACAAAATAGCAAACAAGTTTCGAAGAGCTGCCGAAATTTCCTTCAGTTTTTTTCTCGTATGATTTACTGTACAGCATATGTAACACCTCTACTCAAGGCAAATTTGGAGGTTTGAGCAATTACTCGCACAGCAGCAGCGGCAGGATGAGATGCCAAGCTCAAGACAACATATTCTTTGCTATACCGTACACCATGCACAGCATAGCAGCAACTGCAAGGAGCTTTTTGGATGCAAGAATTCTGAGATTGATCCTAATCTTGTGGTTCCTCATGAACTGCAGGATCCATTGTGCCGCCACAGTGAGCAACGTAAAGACACCGACAAGCACCATTCTGGCAGCATCCTTTGGGCCTCCAACTCTGCTTGGTTCATTTTGATCGATCTTAATGATGGTTGGGCCTGTCGGGACAGCATCTGCATCAGCATGTACAAGTCGAAGGGTTTCGTTAAGCCAAGCTGAAAAACATATCAGCAGCCTTGCAAGCCAGGCCACTTCAGTGTCTGAGATGGGCCTCAACATCCAGTCACCGCTATATTTCATATCAGCCAGTTTGTTTTTCCCTGGACTTGGATGCTTAGGTACGAATAGATCACCACGTCCATGATGCTGCTTGTGTTCTCCCTCTGGAAGATTCTTCGCCTGGAAGCTTTCCACATGCTTGTAGAATACCTTTCTCATATTAGATTTGATTACATCCAAAGTATGGCGAGTTTGCATAGCATCACCTGGTAAACGTTGAATCTCGGTCTCAGCCCTTAGCAACAGTAACTGGACAAAATGGAATATAACAATAAGTTAGTATTCAGGGAAATGTGTAATGACAGGAGCAGAATTAATAATCAACTATAGAATAACAGAGCCAGTAATGTTGTTTGCCAAATCAGTAGGTGATCACTAACAATCTTTGGTTCAACATGTGGAGAGTTTTCAGCTTCAAAAACTGCTTATGGTTATAGAAACAGACCTTGGTGTAAATAAGCATAATTATAGACTACTATTCTATTAATTATAATTGCGTACTAATATATGGACCTGAAGCAAGTTGTAGGCCCCGTCATCATCGAAACTGAAAAGCCTTAGGCTAGAGTTCTTCGCCATATGCAAGAAAGACCCATCAGTGCTATGTTTTGACAACCCATCCTCCCAGTCCTGAAACCATACATGCATATCAAAGTTAGATTAGAATTAGAAACACTTCTCAGCATTATTAGTACCATTGTACTTCTGTAGATTTACATAAAATCCAGTCACAGAGTGCACTAAAATCCCAAAAATAGGTGCTTGCATTCCAAAGGAAACAGTCAATGATAATCTCATGTATCCAACTTCCTACCTGTAGCTGCTCACGGATAGTTGGCACATACTTGAGCACATCATCCAAACAACATGACTGGGAATCAGAAACTCTAGAATGATAAGCAGCATCAACTTTGTAGATAAGCCCCAACAATTCCGAGGAACCCAAAACTTCCAATACCTGAACAGTCAAAACAGCAGCAAAACAGCAAATGGACATTAGCTCATAAAATATCAAGTACTAAAAGGCTTAGTTTTATTGAAACTCCTGAATAGCAGTTTAGCACATTTAGCAAAATTCAGACCTGTCCGGGTAATAGTAACATCCATGATGTCTAAGAAATGCAATATTACACCGATGTGATTCAAAGTTGGGCATACTTCTGGAAAATATGACCCAATAAGTCTGTACTAACCTTTGATACCATTTGCAGCACTGAAGCGACATCAGAATGAATAAACTTATGAGCAAACCCCAAGAAATGGACTACCAGTGAACTATAGAACAAATAGTTGGACAGCACGAAGCCCTGCCATGCTGGAGAGTACCCTACATCACACCTTTGCATCTTTCCATCACTAACGCAATTCACATTTCTCCCACCAGGAGGTGGCAGATCGTACTCATTCAAGTCATCCTGCTGAGCCTTCCATGGTTCCATATAGACCATCCATGCAGAAAAAACCAGAACAATGTTCTTGATATCTGCATCCCTGGAGCAGAACATGAACGTCCTTAGCACAAACCGATACAATGGTCTCTGCATCAATGGATTCCAGTAGCCAGCGGGACTGTCACATGACTCCTTCCTTAAGAGCATTCCATCAAACACATTGCCTGCATCAGCGAGTTTGCAGACACTGCTCCTGTTCAAATACATCACCAACAGCTTCACTGCATCGCCAAGTCCTGGAGCTG is drawn from Aegilops tauschii subsp. strangulata cultivar AL8/78 chromosome 1, Aet v6.0, whole genome shotgun sequence and contains these coding sequences:
- the LOC109741642 gene encoding uncharacterized protein translates to MPPAIDSAAGLAAAVLAASTPRAAAAAVSSVADFLRRHHSGADQPRAFFADALPALLFRLFVSSSPASPCFLDLAAGDAALADLIASLLAPSGPLLVAISAADRHSLARFTFPRERLPDWLGFALSSTAASSDKVISPLLAGRVGSKLHLSVFEYYLFWFAYYPISAATAKAAAGASKGSTPTSKPSLKPRVLLESLVSTLASTAGRNPDRKPDRSLYLKLLYAYLKEFVPSDCAPPRGGFGTLLHRNVRDGVDAAGSFRRAEFFVHTLVQFWLVGDDFSPLPVRTCRSYGLPLLSLLSRSNPTLSERLPAPGLGDAVKLLVMYLNRSSVCKLADAGNVFDGMLLRKESCDSPAGYWNPLMQRPLYRFVLRTFMFCSRDADIKNIVLVFSAWMVYMEPWKAQQDDLNEYDLPPPGGRNVNCVSDGKMQRCDVGYSPAWQGFVLSNYLFYSSLVVHFLGFAHKFIHSDVASVLQMVSKVLEVLGSSELLGLIYKVDAAYHSRVSDSQSCCLDDVLKYVPTIREQLQDWEDGLSKHSTDGSFLHMAKNSSLRLFSFDDDGAYNLLQLLLLRAETEIQRLPGDAMQTRHTLDVIKSNMRKVFYKHVESFQAKNLPEGEHKQHHGRGDLFVPKHPSPGKNKLADMKYSGDWMLRPISDTEVAWLARLLICFSAWLNETLRLVHADADAVPTGPTIIKIDQNEPSRVGGPKDAARMVLVGVFTLLTVAAQWILQFMRNHKIRINLRILASKKLLAVAAMLCMVYGIAKNMLS